Proteins encoded by one window of Arachis ipaensis cultivar K30076 chromosome B04, Araip1.1, whole genome shotgun sequence:
- the LOC107639705 gene encoding pyruvate decarboxylase 2: MDTKIGSVDSHKPPSNDIISCANNNSTSVPSTAICSSEATLGRHLARRLVQIGVTDVFSVPGDFNLTLLDHLIAEPGLNLIGCCNELNAGYAADGYARSRGVGACVVTFTVGGLSVLNAIAGAYSENLPLICIVGGPNSNDYGTNRILHHTIGLPDFSQELRCFQTVTCFQAVVNNLDDAHELIDTAISTSLKESKPVYISIGCNLSGIPHPTFSREPVPFSLSPKLSNQLGLEAAVEATAEFLNKAVKPVLVGGPKLRVANACEAFVELANACGYALAVMPSAKGLVPEHHPHFIGTYWGAVSTAFCAEIVESADAYLFAGPIFNDYSSVGYSLLLKKEKAIILQPDRVVIANGPAFGCVLMKDFLKALAKRLKHNNTAYENYHRIYVPEGQPLKAAPKEPLRVNVLFQHIQKLISSETAIIAETGDSWFNCQKLKLPKGCGYEFQMQYGSIGWSVGATLGYAQAVPEKRVIACIGDGSFQVTAQDVSTMLRCGQKTIIFLINNGGYTIEVEIHDGPYNVIKNWNYTGLIDAIHNGEGNCWTAKVFCEEELIEAIATATGPKKDCLCFIEVIVHKDDTSKELLEWGSRVSAANSRPPNPQ, encoded by the exons ATGGACACAAAGATTGGATCCGTCGACTCACACAAGCCCCCAAGCAACGACATCATCTCCTGCGCCAACAACAACTCCACCTCCGTCCCCTCCACCGCCATCTGCTCATCGGAGGCCACACTCGGCCGCCACCTAGCCCGCCGCCTCGTCCAGATCGGCGTCACCGACGTCTTCTCCGTCCCCGGTGACTTCAACCTCACTCTCCTCGACCACCTCATAGCGGAGCCAGGCCTCAACCTTATTGGTTGCTGCAACGAGCTCAACGCAGGGTACGCGGCAGATGGCTACGCGCGGTCGCGTGGAGTTGGCGCGTGCGTTGTGACGTTCACTGTTGGAGGGCTTAGTGTGCTGAACGCCATAGCTGGAGCTTACAGTGAGAACTTACCATTGATATGCATAGTTGGTGGTCCCAACTCTAATGACTATGGAACTAACAGGATTCTTCATCATACCATTGGTTTACCCGATTTTTCACAAGAGTTGAGGTGCTTTCAAACTGTCACTTGCTTCCAG GCTGTGGTGAATAACTTGGATGATGCTCATGAACTGATTGATACAGCAATCTCAACCTCATTGAAAGAAAGTAAGCCTGTCTACATAAGCATTGGCTGTAACCTATCCGGTATTCCTCACCCCACCTTCAGTCGAGAGCCTGTTCCATTTTCGTTGTCCCCCAA ATTGAGTAATCAGTTAGGATTGGAGGCAGCAGTGGAAGCAACTGCTGAATTCCTTAATAAGGCAGTGAAACCGGTATTGGTGGGTGGTCCCAAGCTGAGAGTGGCGAATGCATGTGAAGCATTTGTTGAGCTCGCCAATGCCTGTGGCTATGCTCTTGCCGTGATGCCATCAGCCAAAGGGCTAGTCCCCGAGCACCATCCACATTTCATTGGAACCTATTGGGGTGCTGTGAGTACCGCATTCTGTGCCGAGATTGTGGAGTCTGCTGATGCATACTTGTTTGCTGGTCCCATTTTCAATGACTACAGCTCCGTGGGGTATTCCCTTCTTCTCAAGAAAGAGAAGGCAATCATTTTGCAACCTGACCGAGTTGTGATTGCGAATGGCCCTGCATTTGGGTGTGTGCTCATGAAGGATTTCCTCAAGGCACTCGCAAAGCGCCTCAAGCACAACAATACCGCATATGAAAACTACCACAGGATCTATGTACCTGAAGGGCAACCGTTGAAGGCTGCACCAAAAGAACCTTTGAGGGTTAATGTATTGTTCCAACACATTCAGAAGTTGATTTCCAGTGAAACGGCCATCATTGCCGAGACAGGTGATTCATGGTTCAACTGCCAGAAGCTGAAACTTCCCAAGGGATGTGG GTATGAGTTCCAAATGCAATATGGGTCCATCGGATGGTCAGTTGGTGCAACTCTTGGTTATGCACAGGCTGTCCCCGAGAAGCGAGTGATTGCTTGCATTGGTGATGGAAGCTTTCAG GTAACTGCACAGGATGTATCAACAATGCTGCGATGCGGGCAAAAGACTATAATCTTCCTGATCAACAATGGTGGATACACAATTGAGGTTGAAATTCATGATGGGCCTTACAATGTGATCAAGAACTGGAACTACACTGGGTTGATTGATGCAATCCACAATGGTGAAGGAAACTGCTGGACTGCCAAG GTGTTCTGTGAAGAGGAGCTCATAGAAGCAATTGCTACAGCAACTGGACCAAAGAAAGATTGTTTATGCTTCATTGAAGTGATTGTTCACAAAGATGACACAAGCAAAGAGTTGCTTGAATGGGGTTCCAGGGTCTCTGCAGCCAACAGCCGCCCACCAAATCCTCAGTGA
- the LOC107636947 gene encoding receptor-like protein 12: MNIQANWCPGMKPLIAVDIDVSNNFFNGSLPSYLFELPLLQTIVLSNNNFQSHPLEFSNLSSTMFLSHLGLSSNNIQGPIPSFNMFKNLTHLDLSHNDLTGSITSDHFKGFMELNYIDLGANRLNGSLPSSLFELPLLEYLKLYNNNFQAFPHEFPNLSSTMLKTLDLSNNSLQGPIPEFIFQLKSLEELLLSSNKLNVTIYTKMFRRLENLTTLDFSHNSLLIEANVTDLGIEANVTTDLGISSILRKWDVNLASCNLTRFPSFLRNQSRLSNLDLSGNLIQGPIPRWIWQFSSLTFLNISNNLFTMFEEPIQNVSASLYFIDLHSNQIQGNFPTFLSKQLYFLDCSMNNFSSIIPSDISTYMSSTYFLSFSNNSLSGNLPQSLCKMSYLQALDFSYNQLKGEIPDCLMRMEYLKILNLEHNKLDGHIPDAFPQHSALKILHLNGNLLRGRIPHSLVNCTTLEVLHLGNNQIYDVYPCFLRRLSTIRVVVLRQNRLQGHIECPKLNGSWQSLQIIDLSFNNFSGLLPGEDFKSWVTMMLGVGEKQNRYEVVGFFMRKYQDSMIITNKGLQLEMVKILSDFTSIDFSFNNFQGPIPEELMNFTRLHVLNFSHNSFNGQIPSSIGNLKQLESLDLSGNKFGGRIPTQLASLNFLSYLNLSCNQLFGRIPTGTQLQSFSEGSFLGNAGLCGPPLTNNCSGPILPPPPSKVNSDSGSFVDWSILSVELGSVFGLGIIIMPMLFCKRWRFWYWNHVDNILYRVFPQLDFIYQQHGGKNYRTLRWRSQ; the protein is encoded by the coding sequence ATGAACATTCAAGCAAACTGGTGTCCTGGAATGAAACCATTGATTGCTGTTGATATAGATGTGTCTAACAATTTCTTCAATGGAAGCCTGCCTTCTTATCTTTTTGAACTCCCATTGCTACAAACCATTGTACTTTCCAACAATAATTTTCAGAGTCACCCACTTGAGTTTTCAAATTTATCTTCTACCATGTTCTTGAGCCATCTAGGCTTAAGCAGTAACAATATACAAGGGCCAATTCCATCCTTCAATATGTTCAAGAATCTCACTCATTTAGACCTGTCTCACAATGATTTAACAGGTTCAATTACATCTGATCACTTCAAAGGCTTCATGGAGTTGAACTACATTGATTTAGGGGCCAATCGCCTCAACGGAAGCCTACCTTCTTCTCTTTTTGAACTTCCATTGCTAGAATATCTTAAACTTTACAACAACAATTTTCAAGCATTCCCACATGAATTTCCAAACTTATCTTCCACCATGTTAAAGACTCTGGATTTGAGCAATAATAGCTTACAAGGCCCCATTCCTGAGTTCATTTTTCAACTCAAGTCACTAGAAGAACTCCTGTTGTCTTCAAACAAATTAAATGTTACAATATACACAAAAATGTTTCGGAGGCTTGAAAATCTAACTACACTAGATTTTTCACACAATAGCTTGTTGATAGAAGCAAATGTTACTGACTTGGGCATAGAAGCAAATGTTACTACCGACTTGGGCATATCTTCCATCCTCAGAAAGTGGGATGTAAATTTGGCTTCCTGCAATTTGACAAGGTTCCCTAGTTTTCTGCGAAATCAGTCTAGATTATCCAATTTAGACCTCTCAGGAAATCTTATTCAAGGACCTATACCAAGGTGGATTTGGCAATTTTCCTCCCTTACTTTCTTAAACATCTCCAACAATTTGTTCACCATGTTTGAAGAGCCGATACAGAATGTTAGTGCCTCTTTGTACTTCATTGACCTTCACTCTAACCAAATCCAAGGGAACTTTCCAACATTTCTCTCAAAACAACTTTATTTTTTGGACTGCTCAATGAACAACTTCAGCTCTATCATTCCATCAGATATTAGCACTTATATGTCTTCCACATATTTCTTGTCTTTCTCCAACAATAGTTTATCTGGGAACCTTCCTCAATCCTTGTGCAAGATGTCATATCTTCAAGCTCTTGATTTTTCCTATAATCAGTTGAAAGGGGAGATTCCAGATTGTTTAATGCGGATGGAGTATCTTAAGATACTAAATCTGGAGCATAACAAGCTTGATGGCCACATTCCTGATGCATTTCCTCAACATTCTGCACTAAAGATTCTACATCTAAATGGAAATCTACTTAGAGGCCGAATTCCCCACTCTCTTGTGAATTGCACAACACTTGAAGTCTTGCATCTTGGAAATAATCAGATTTATGATGTGTACCCATGCTTCTTGAGGAGGTTATCCACAATTCGTGTTGTAGTTTTGCGCcaaaacagactgcagggtcacATTGAATGTCCCAAGTTAAATGGTTCTTGGCAATCCCTCCAAATTATTGATCTGTCTTTCAATAATTTTAGTGGTTTACTTCCGGGAGAAGACTTCAAAAGTTGGGTCACAATGATGCTTGGTGTTGGTGAAAAGCAAAACCGATATGAAGTCGTAGGCTTCTTTATGAGAAAATACCAGGATTCCATGATAATTACCAACAAAGGCTTACAATTGGAGATGGTTAAAATCTTAAGTGACTTCACTTCTATAGACTTCTCATTCAACAACTTTCAAGGGCCAATACCAGAAGAGCTTATGAATTTCACAAGACTTCATGTTCTTAACTTCTCACATAATTCTTTCAATGGCCAAATTCCATCCTCCATAGGGAATTTAAAGCAACTCGAGTCGTTGGACCTATCCGGTAACAAATTTGGTGGACGAATTCCCACTCAACTTGCAAGTTTAAATTTCCTTTCATATCTAAATCTTTCATGCAATCAGTTATTTGGAAGAATCCCAACAGGTACACAACTTCAGTCATTCTCCGAAGGTTCCTTTCTAGGAAATGCAGGCTTATGTGGACCACCATTAACAAATAATTGCTCTGGCCCAATTCTGCCACCACCACCATCGAAAGTAAACTCAGATTCTGGCAGTTTTGTTGATTGGAGTATCTTGAGTGTGGAGTTGGGTTCTGTCTTTGGACTTGGCATTATTATTATGCCAATGTTGTTCTGCAAGAGATGGAGGTTTTGGTACTGGAATCATGTGGATAACATTCTTTACAGGGTCTTCCCTCAGCTTGATTTTATATATCAGCAGCATGGAGGGAAAAATTATAGAACTCTAAGGTGGAGGTCTCAATAA